The following coding sequences lie in one Changpingibacter yushuensis genomic window:
- a CDS encoding MFS transporter, with protein MTDTMTRPQDSAVDPDRRAGMIKLASSSFLGNFIEWFDYATYAYFATVIAGVFFPSGDDTVSLIRTYAVFAISFIMRPIGAFYWGHFGDKNGRKETLLHSILLMSGASFLIGVLPGFDSIGLLAPGLLLVLRMVQGFSAAGEYAGAATFLSESVGPKRRGLAVALVPASTALGLMAGSAFWLFESSLLSSSAMDSWGWRVPFLLAGPLGLAAFVLRKHLTESPIFVDLQHSQDSNEETPLKTLVTKYPRPLINALGVCVLNAVGYYIVLTYLPTYLTDELNVDSTISGAATTTTLIAYVAFVLLAGAYSDRFGRKRVMLLGCGLFVLLSVPAFVLLGTGAVVAIFVAELGMAALLALNDGNLVSYVPETFPTEVRLSGFAVSFNFANAIFGGTAPLVATVLIKALGTPMAPAWYVTAIAAIAFFAVRSTHVRTDLSSNA; from the coding sequence ATGACCGATACCATGACCAGACCACAAGACAGTGCGGTCGATCCCGACCGCCGCGCAGGAATGATCAAGCTTGCTTCCTCTTCCTTTCTCGGAAACTTCATTGAATGGTTCGACTACGCAACCTACGCGTACTTCGCAACTGTCATAGCGGGAGTCTTCTTCCCAAGCGGTGACGATACCGTGTCCCTCATCCGTACCTATGCCGTGTTTGCGATCTCCTTCATCATGCGCCCCATAGGTGCGTTCTACTGGGGTCACTTCGGAGACAAGAATGGACGAAAGGAAACGCTGCTGCACTCAATCCTCCTCATGTCCGGTGCGTCCTTCCTCATCGGTGTGTTGCCGGGATTCGACTCGATCGGCCTCTTGGCTCCTGGCCTTCTTCTTGTCCTGCGTATGGTCCAAGGTTTTTCGGCCGCAGGTGAGTACGCCGGAGCAGCAACATTCCTGAGTGAGTCGGTTGGGCCAAAGCGTCGCGGACTCGCAGTGGCACTTGTTCCGGCCTCCACGGCTCTCGGACTCATGGCTGGATCCGCATTCTGGCTCTTTGAATCTTCGCTTCTCTCGAGTAGCGCGATGGACAGCTGGGGATGGCGCGTGCCCTTCCTCCTAGCTGGACCACTCGGTTTGGCCGCCTTCGTGCTTCGCAAGCATCTGACTGAGTCGCCCATCTTTGTGGATCTGCAGCACAGCCAAGATAGCAATGAGGAAACGCCGCTGAAGACACTGGTCACGAAGTACCCACGTCCCCTGATCAATGCCCTTGGCGTGTGCGTACTCAACGCTGTGGGTTACTACATCGTCCTGACATATCTTCCCACTTACCTCACGGATGAACTCAACGTCGACAGCACTATTTCGGGGGCTGCGACCACAACAACCCTCATCGCCTATGTGGCATTCGTGCTTTTGGCTGGCGCATACTCCGATCGGTTTGGACGTAAGCGCGTGATGCTGCTTGGTTGTGGCCTGTTCGTCCTTCTCTCGGTCCCCGCATTTGTTCTACTGGGGACGGGCGCAGTGGTGGCGATCTTCGTTGCGGAACTTGGAATGGCCGCACTGCTTGCACTCAATGACGGCAATTTGGTCAGCTATGTGCCTGAAACCTTCCCAACGGAAGTTCGCCTGTCTGGCTTTGCGGTGAGTTTCAACTTCGCCAATGCGATCTTTGGTGGCACAGCTCCTCTGGTTGCTACGGTGCTCATCAAGGCACTCGGTACACCAATGGCTCCGGCATGGTATGTGACCGCCATTGCGGCAATCGCCTTCTTTGCAGTTCGGAGTACGCACGTTCGCACGGACCTCTCCTCCAATGCCTGA
- a CDS encoding creatininase, translating to MTVNPIPTRLSSLTLEDLSQTEGMPAILPIGSTEQHGPCLPYCTDATIAEGLALRLAAVLPAVVYPTIQYGYRSNPKSGGGALFPGTIDLSGSTVIALVRDVLLELIADGRRNILIVNAHFENDPFITEGMCLAMEAAGSGANVQCIQTNWWDGLTPETINACFDASDFPGWALEHGGVTETSLMLALAPELVRTERIPSSGLEFVPPAYLRFPLKKGDVPIEGNLSPAVGSTAEKGELILKDAVESIYRACEKEFDAAWPFAIAMHN from the coding sequence ATGACTGTGAACCCGATCCCGACTCGTTTATCCTCTCTTACTCTAGAGGACCTCTCTCAGACTGAGGGGATGCCAGCGATCCTGCCCATAGGATCCACCGAACAGCACGGGCCGTGCCTCCCTTACTGCACGGATGCAACGATTGCCGAGGGGCTCGCACTGCGATTGGCCGCGGTACTGCCCGCCGTTGTGTACCCAACCATTCAGTACGGTTACCGTTCGAACCCGAAGTCTGGAGGAGGTGCGCTCTTCCCAGGAACTATTGACCTCTCCGGCAGCACCGTCATTGCACTTGTGCGCGATGTCTTGCTCGAACTCATCGCCGATGGAAGGAGGAACATCCTCATAGTCAACGCACATTTCGAGAACGATCCATTCATCACCGAAGGTATGTGTTTGGCAATGGAAGCGGCCGGTTCGGGCGCGAACGTGCAGTGTATCCAAACCAACTGGTGGGATGGGCTGACGCCCGAAACCATCAACGCTTGCTTCGATGCCAGCGACTTTCCCGGATGGGCCCTTGAGCATGGCGGAGTCACAGAGACCTCCCTCATGTTGGCTCTGGCCCCTGAACTTGTGCGGACAGAACGAATCCCTTCTAGTGGTCTCGAGTTTGTGCCGCCCGCCTACCTGAGGTTCCCTCTCAAGAAGGGTGATGTTCCCATCGAAGGCAATCTCTCCCCTGCAGTTGGTTCAACGGCAGAAAAGGGAGAACTCATCCTCAAGGATGCTGTGGAGAGTATTTACAGAGCGTGCGAAAAGGAGTTTGACGCAGCATGGCCATTTGCTATCGCAATGCACAACTGA
- the codA gene encoding cytosine deaminase: MAICYRNAQLIGKQGLFDFDVEDGRFGQIRSADANAVIAPGSNSIDLEGRLVSSPFCDTHLHLDYVYTSHFEAAENSTGTLFEGISRWHDVKQTATVESVKERASRAIREEVLGGTQHIRSHVDVTDPSLTALSAMLELREEMRDLVDIQIVAFPQEGLLGFPRGAELVEEALKMGADAVGAIPHYELTDADGAQSLRHIVDLAVRYGKRIDVHCDETDDPMSRHLQTLAALVHAEDMGTRTTASHTCSLGSADNAYFFKLLRLLKMSQINFAVAPAENLYLQGRQDTYPKRRGVTRVKELLDEGVNVSLGQDSICDPWYPLGDGSMLNVLDFAVHVSQLMSLDALDTAFDLITTNGAITLGLEEYGIGRGKPANFVVLDAPSAFDALRRRSDVIRSVRHGRTLFSREPARITSDFSLMAGGAW, encoded by the coding sequence ATGGCCATTTGCTATCGCAATGCACAACTGATTGGAAAACAAGGTCTCTTTGACTTTGACGTTGAAGATGGTCGATTTGGTCAAATCCGGTCCGCTGATGCCAATGCAGTAATCGCACCGGGTTCCAACAGTATCGATCTCGAGGGAAGGTTGGTCAGTTCGCCCTTCTGCGACACCCACTTACACCTTGACTACGTGTACACCTCACACTTCGAGGCCGCTGAGAACTCCACAGGCACGCTCTTTGAAGGAATAAGCCGGTGGCACGATGTGAAGCAGACAGCCACAGTCGAATCAGTCAAGGAACGCGCCTCGCGTGCTATTCGCGAAGAGGTACTTGGAGGAACCCAACATATTCGTTCGCATGTTGACGTCACAGATCCAAGCCTGACAGCGCTCAGCGCAATGCTTGAGCTGCGCGAGGAGATGCGCGATCTGGTGGATATCCAGATCGTAGCCTTCCCTCAGGAGGGGCTGCTGGGATTCCCTCGCGGTGCGGAACTGGTTGAAGAAGCTCTCAAGATGGGCGCCGATGCGGTGGGGGCGATCCCGCACTACGAGCTGACCGATGCTGATGGTGCCCAGTCTTTGCGCCACATCGTGGATCTCGCTGTCCGCTATGGGAAGCGCATTGATGTGCACTGTGATGAGACCGACGATCCGATGTCGCGCCACCTTCAGACGTTGGCTGCTCTGGTCCATGCTGAGGACATGGGCACCAGGACGACGGCGAGCCACACCTGTTCGTTGGGTAGCGCGGACAACGCCTACTTCTTCAAGTTGCTCCGGCTCCTCAAGATGTCTCAGATCAACTTTGCGGTGGCCCCTGCCGAAAATCTCTACCTTCAGGGACGCCAAGATACATATCCGAAGCGGCGCGGGGTTACCCGAGTTAAGGAACTGCTCGATGAGGGAGTAAACGTCTCTCTCGGTCAAGACTCCATCTGCGACCCGTGGTATCCACTGGGTGACGGAAGCATGCTCAATGTTTTGGACTTTGCCGTGCATGTCAGCCAGCTCATGTCACTTGACGCATTGGACACGGCATTTGACCTCATCACGACTAATGGAGCCATCACGCTGGGGCTAGAGGAATACGGAATCGGGAGGGGCAAGCCTGCCAACTTCGTGGTGCTGGATGCTCCCTCAGCCTTCGACGCCTTGCGGCGTCGAAGTGACGTCATTCGTTCGGTGCGCCATGGCCGCACGTTGTTCTCGCGGGAGCCAGCGCGGATAACATCCGATTTCAGCCTAATGGCTGGCGGTGCATGGTAA
- the trpS gene encoding tryptophan--tRNA ligase — MTNSFESDLENSTSDASLSHSRALSEKIEAGIAKDPSEFRVLTGDRPTGNLHIGHYFGSLRNRVRLQRAGVETWLVIADFQVITDRDGVGPIRERVYSLLADYLAVGIDPEKAVIFPHSQVEGLNQLLLPFLSLVTDAELRRNPTVKAELDATGNRPMSGLLLTYPVHQAADILFCKANLVPVGKDQLPHLEQARVIADRFDSRYGRPAGAEKPIFPRPQALLSEAETVLGLDGTKMSKSKGNTIELGMTADQTAKLVKKAVTDSERTITYDPAGRPEVANLLLLAALCQDRDPSTIADEIGNGGAGTLKKVVTESLNELLAPIRERRAELAANEDYLREVLQRGIERANEQAEATQAEVREAMNMVY; from the coding sequence ATGACCAACAGCTTCGAATCAGATCTCGAAAACTCCACGAGTGATGCCTCGCTCTCACACAGCCGGGCATTGAGCGAGAAGATCGAGGCAGGTATCGCCAAGGACCCAAGCGAGTTCCGCGTTCTGACGGGCGATCGCCCCACTGGCAACCTTCACATTGGTCACTACTTCGGTTCACTGCGGAATCGCGTGCGTCTCCAACGTGCCGGTGTAGAGACGTGGCTGGTCATTGCCGACTTCCAAGTGATCACGGATCGCGACGGCGTCGGCCCAATCCGCGAGCGTGTCTACTCACTTCTGGCCGACTACTTGGCTGTGGGCATCGACCCTGAGAAAGCAGTTATCTTTCCGCACTCGCAGGTCGAGGGCCTCAATCAACTTCTGCTTCCATTCCTTTCCTTGGTCACAGACGCCGAACTACGCCGCAACCCCACCGTCAAGGCTGAACTTGATGCCACCGGAAACCGTCCGATGTCCGGACTCCTGCTCACCTATCCTGTTCATCAGGCAGCAGACATCCTCTTCTGCAAGGCGAATCTAGTACCCGTGGGCAAGGATCAGCTTCCTCACCTCGAACAAGCACGTGTGATTGCTGACCGCTTCGACTCACGCTACGGGCGCCCAGCAGGCGCCGAGAAGCCAATTTTCCCCCGCCCGCAGGCTCTCCTCTCCGAAGCGGAAACCGTGCTCGGATTGGATGGCACCAAGATGAGCAAGTCCAAGGGCAACACCATCGAGTTGGGCATGACTGCAGATCAAACAGCCAAGCTTGTCAAGAAAGCTGTGACCGATTCGGAACGCACGATAACGTACGATCCTGCCGGGCGCCCTGAAGTGGCAAACCTCCTGCTTCTGGCAGCACTATGCCAAGATCGCGATCCCAGCACTATTGCCGACGAAATCGGAAATGGTGGCGCCGGAACCCTCAAGAAGGTCGTCACTGAGTCACTCAATGAACTTCTGGCACCCATTCGCGAGCGCCGGGCCGAACTGGCTGCGAACGAGGATTATCTCCGCGAGGTTCTTCAACGCGGAATCGAACGCGCAAACGAACAAGCGGAGGCCACCCAGGCCGAAGTGCGTGAAGCCATGAACATGGTGTACTGA
- a CDS encoding IclR family transcriptional regulator — protein MLHDKGGEAAPFEEYENSALLRFGSQDVPASSMVNGFRVLESFAGGEPLLGVSEVARRVNLSKSTVSRIMATLARMGYLAKDSNADKYRLGVSLLMLAAPLLDSLDIRVAAHPHLLKATEATGETSALAVVEHETLVVVDQVPSPKLIRHTQSLGTQYHDWGSASVRVALAYMESDQAQALLSSGAVDGVPHRISKTGVKRLLQELSDVKATGYAINDGDSDPLEFAVSAPVFDLEANLAGTVVVSAPRVRVTEELRTQIIETTVSSAQGISRRLSGRPSPNA, from the coding sequence GTGTTGCACGATAAGGGCGGTGAAGCAGCGCCCTTCGAGGAATATGAGAACTCTGCACTGCTGCGTTTTGGCTCGCAAGATGTGCCCGCCTCGTCCATGGTTAATGGGTTCCGAGTTCTCGAGAGCTTTGCGGGTGGTGAACCCTTGCTCGGTGTCAGTGAAGTCGCCCGCAGGGTGAACCTCAGCAAGAGCACAGTTTCTCGCATCATGGCGACCCTAGCCCGCATGGGTTACCTCGCCAAGGACTCCAATGCGGACAAGTACCGCCTTGGCGTTTCGCTCCTCATGCTCGCCGCTCCCCTGCTGGATTCTCTCGACATCCGGGTTGCCGCCCACCCTCATTTGCTCAAAGCGACAGAGGCGACTGGCGAGACAAGTGCTCTGGCCGTAGTGGAGCACGAAACACTCGTCGTCGTCGATCAAGTGCCGAGCCCAAAGCTCATTCGTCATACCCAAAGCTTGGGAACGCAATACCACGACTGGGGATCGGCCTCGGTGCGCGTAGCCCTCGCATACATGGAGAGCGATCAGGCACAGGCATTGCTATCGTCTGGCGCTGTGGATGGAGTCCCCCACCGCATCTCCAAGACCGGTGTGAAGAGGCTCCTCCAGGAGCTCAGCGACGTCAAGGCAACGGGTTACGCGATTAACGACGGCGACTCCGACCCCCTCGAGTTCGCAGTTTCTGCGCCGGTGTTTGATCTTGAGGCCAATTTGGCCGGGACTGTCGTGGTATCTGCGCCGCGTGTTCGAGTCACTGAGGAGCTCCGCACACAGATTATCGAGACCACGGTATCGAGTGCTCAGGGGATTTCGCGCCGTCTGAGCGGGCGGCCATCTCCCAATGCTTGA